A genome region from Jeongeupia sp. HS-3 includes the following:
- a CDS encoding antibiotic biosynthesis monooxygenase produces the protein MILEVAVLNVLSGKEGEFESAFKIASAIISSMPGYISHQLQRCLENSSQYVLLVNWEKLEDHTVGFRGSAQYQEWRQLLHHFYDPFPTVEHYELVLENRT, from the coding sequence ATGATTCTAGAAGTCGCCGTTCTGAATGTTCTTTCTGGAAAAGAAGGTGAATTTGAGTCCGCTTTCAAAATCGCTTCCGCCATAATATCTTCAATGCCAGGTTACATTTCTCATCAATTGCAACGTTGTCTAGAAAATTCATCGCAGTATGTTTTGTTGGTAAATTGGGAAAAACTTGAAGATCACACCGTTGGCTTCCGTGGTTCTGCTCAATACCAAGAGTGGCGGCAATTGCTCCATCACTTTTATGACCCATTTCCAACGGTTGAGCATTATGAGTTGGTTCTTGAAAATAGAACATAA
- a CDS encoding nuclear transport factor 2 family protein has product MDESNLFLRVLAAYSDAVRVKDVDAFTALYDQDIHVFDMWGTWSLRGLAAWRDMAAGWFSSLGDECVVVTSDDESSAVAGALAIGHAVLTYTEIAPDGTKLRSLSNRVTMALRKTGGSWKIIHEHTSAPIDHQSQQAILHRSDD; this is encoded by the coding sequence ATGGATGAAAGTAATCTATTCCTCCGTGTCCTGGCCGCTTATAGCGATGCCGTTCGCGTCAAGGACGTTGACGCATTCACCGCGCTCTATGACCAAGACATCCATGTTTTTGACATGTGGGGCACGTGGTCGCTTCGCGGCTTGGCGGCGTGGCGAGATATGGCTGCAGGTTGGTTCTCATCACTCGGAGATGAATGTGTTGTTGTCACTTCCGACGATGAAAGTTCAGCTGTAGCCGGAGCCTTGGCCATAGGCCATGCCGTTCTCACTTACACCGAGATTGCGCCGGATGGCACAAAACTCCGATCTCTCAGCAACCGTGTAACCATGGCTCTGCGCAAGACTGGAGGTTCCTGGAAGATCATCCATGAGCACACATCAGCACCAATTGACCACCAGTCGCAACAGGCCATCCTGCATCGCAGTGACGACTAA
- a CDS encoding YdeI/OmpD-associated family protein, protein MTTIDVKSRFAAKLLRPAKPGNDTSWAFVVLPRDTSEQLPRRGRTTVEGTINGHHFQATLEPDGQLSHWLQVSRELHEAAGAAVGDIVTLELTPVKKEPEPDIPPDFQEALAATPEARKVWNNTTTIARVDWIHWITSAKELKTRAKRIGDACDMLASGKKQVCCFDQSGYYSKAFRAPEAENF, encoded by the coding sequence ATGACAACAATCGATGTGAAATCCCGATTCGCAGCAAAGCTTCTTCGTCCGGCAAAGCCTGGTAATGATACATCGTGGGCGTTCGTAGTACTGCCAAGAGACACGAGTGAACAGCTTCCGAGGCGAGGAAGGACGACAGTTGAAGGCACAATTAATGGGCACCATTTCCAGGCAACCCTTGAACCGGATGGTCAGCTGAGCCATTGGCTGCAGGTAAGCAGAGAGTTACACGAAGCCGCAGGGGCGGCCGTGGGAGATATTGTTACGCTAGAGCTAACCCCTGTGAAGAAGGAACCCGAGCCCGACATCCCACCAGATTTTCAGGAGGCACTGGCAGCCACTCCTGAGGCTCGTAAAGTTTGGAACAATACGACGACCATCGCACGAGTAGACTGGATACACTGGATTACTTCAGCCAAGGAACTTAAGACGCGCGCAAAACGAATTGGTGATGCCTGCGATATGCTTGCATCCGGCAAGAAGCAGGTTTGCTGTTTCGACCAGTCTGGCTACTACAGTAAGGCCTTCCGTGCGCCCGAAGCAGAAAATTTTTAA
- a CDS encoding NADPH-dependent FMN reductase, whose translation MKILAISGSLRAASHNSALLRAMTRLAPPGVEISVYQGLGDLPLFNPDLETSDPLPVRKLRSHIIASDALLIASPEYAHGVTGVMKNALDWMVGCEAFVRKPVALLNASPRAVHAQAALHETISVMSAHIIEAASITVPILGSKLTEDCIVHHPQIAVSLRMALAALCDAAALHKAAV comes from the coding sequence ATGAAAATACTCGCTATCTCAGGTAGTCTTCGGGCCGCTTCTCACAATTCAGCATTACTACGTGCAATGACTCGCCTCGCACCGCCAGGCGTCGAAATTAGTGTTTATCAAGGGCTTGGTGATCTGCCACTGTTTAATCCAGATCTGGAAACAAGTGATCCATTGCCTGTGAGAAAGCTGCGTTCGCACATCATCGCTTCTGATGCGCTGCTTATTGCCAGTCCGGAATATGCTCATGGGGTTACGGGTGTGATGAAAAATGCGCTTGATTGGATGGTGGGGTGTGAGGCCTTTGTTCGCAAGCCGGTAGCGCTGCTGAATGCATCCCCTCGTGCCGTTCATGCTCAAGCGGCGTTGCACGAAACCATCTCGGTTATGTCAGCCCATATCATTGAAGCGGCTTCCATTACCGTACCAATCCTCGGCTCGAAATTAACTGAAGATTGCATCGTCCATCATCCACAAATTGCTGTTTCATTGCGTATGGCGCTCGCAGCGCTGTGCGACGCAGCGGCATTGCACAAGGCAGCCGTATAA